Below is a window of Malania oleifera isolate guangnan ecotype guangnan chromosome 1, ASM2987363v1, whole genome shotgun sequence DNA.
ccagttaggtttagcccgttaattgaactgggatGTCTTCGCCCCGTAAGAGAGATCAGTTGGGATCAGCTTGGTAATTGAGCTGGGATTTACCTTGCCCCGTAAAGAAAGGTTGTAAACAGTTTCTGCTCCACCCGTaggtgagcaggtatagtggaatccttggggaggtatgcccaaggcggggacgtaggttggtttggccgaacctcgataacaaatctgtgtgtctctctctatcttatttaaattcctatactttaatttctgcacgtgtatgttagtTTATATTCATTGTCATAATCATCTGCAtatacacatttaatttaaataagatttaCTACATACATGTATGTTTGTGTTCACTGTTAAAGTTATTCTACATACACACATGTactttgaatgggatatgatctatggtgaatcagcgaaatgtttaaattagccaaaaagcttttaaaacccaattcaccccccccccaccccacttgggaatacaccaattctaacagtgaGTAAACTGGATTTGAACTTAGACTAGATGTAAAATTGGTTGGCCACAAAAGCTTCCCACCATGTCGGCCGCTAGTGGTTatcaagcattttttttttcccaaggtGTGCATTGCTCCGGGGTGGATCAAGGTGTCCCTtactagaaaaagaaaaaaaaaatctactccAAGTACAAGGATCATCATGTGGGAATCAAACTTCCCTTATCTAGCGATCAACCAATTGCAAccaagagaaaaagaaagaatttgGGAAAGCCCCTAGATAAGGGTATGATTTTTGGTGTCAACAGTGATAGTATTCAATTTTGAACTTGAATGTTCATATTTGAGAAATTCAAGTCCAAAATTTAATGTCCACGTCTGATAATATAAATTTTTCATGCATTCTTGAGATGATGTATTTGGATAGTTTCAAATAAATATAGAAGTTACTCAAAACAGAATGACAGAACATATCATGCATGCTTTGGAGACTTGGATATCGGTCACAAGAACACATTAATTAGCTTCAAGAGGGGTAGAACATCCACTATAGCAAGAGGAGACCTTGTACATCCATGGATTAGTATACAAGCATGCTTTTTGTTGAAATCTGAACCAGAAAAAGAAATACAAGCAGTGCAAGAAGAGGCTATACTTCCTTTTACAGCTAGTCATTGAGCTCTCTAAATGGTGATCTTTCATTGGGAATGACTTCAAATTTCTTCACTGCTGGAGAAAAGTCAGCACTAACATTCTCTTTAATGGAGTTGAAGAAGAGTTCATCCCCCCCATTCAAGTCCACATCCATCTCATTACCACTCAAAGTCTGCACTATGCTTTCCAACATCCTCATCAGTTGCATATCTTCACTAGAATACCTGCCAATCTTGCCCCACAGGTCTCCAACAAAACTCAACAAGCTCTCCCTTTCAGATGATAGCTTTGTGATGTTGTCTAGTAACTTTACTTTTTCATCCCCAAGTTTGTTCAGGGAGGCATCTGTAGCTCTCAGCTTGTTCTCGAGCTGATCTGTGAATATCTTTACTTCCAACTGTTTTGCTTCCAAATCAGCTTTCATCTCCTGTGCTTCCCGTTTCGAACAAGATAAGGATTTCTCCTGCAATTCAAGTTTCTGACATAAATCGCTGATATTGTTCTCAAGTTCTACAATCATCAGTTTTGTCTCTTGAAGTTCCTGAGCCTTCAGAACCTCATCAGTTGCAATCTTTTGCCAAGCTTTGTGAATCAAATCAATCTCTGCCTGCTTCTGTGCAAGTTGTGAAGAAAAAGAGAGATTCAAACTGTCGGAATTTCGTTCAAATGACTGCACTAGCTGCTGAAGATTATCTATTTTCTGATCTTTCTCTTCTACAAGTTGGAGAAGATGTCCTTTCTCGTACTGAAAGGTCTTCTCCACATCTTCAAGTTTTATCCTGACCAACTCTTCCAGCCTCTCAAATTCTTCCTGGTGTTTCTCCAAGGTCTTGTCCTTTGCTTCTGCGTTCACTTGCTTGGACTTAACAGCCTCAGTTTCTGCCCTCATTTTTTCTAGTTCTTGATCTAATGATCCAATCTGTTGCTGAAGACTATCTATTCTTCTTCCCCTTTCTTCTAACTCACAGATAAGACTATCTTTCTCTTGCTTGAGAGTTTCCTCAACCTCAACTTGTGCAAGAAGAGAAAGTTCAATTTCTCTACGCTTTTCATGGTTTCCTTCAAGGTCAACTTTTAAACGTTCTGCAATAGATTTCCATACCTGCAACTCAAATTCAGCTTCACTTCCATCACAGATCTTTTCAGCTAATTCAGAATTTGCTGCATCTAAGGCATCACAAACTTCTCTTAGCTTCTCTCTAAAATCACTCTCCATCTGCAAGGCTTGATCTTTTAAGCGAAGTTGGTACATGGATGATTCCTCAAGCATTTCCTTATGCCTCTCAAGCTCTTTCTGCATGACAAACTGTTGCTGCTCAATAAGATCCAACGAATCAGCCCTCCTCAATAATGATGCTGCTTTCTCATGTTCTTCTTCAATAGCCAACTGGGCTCTCAGAAGGGCAGCGTTCTTCATCTCCAACTCCTTCATTAGATGAGAAATATTTTCTTGCTTCTCTTTGTTGTGCAAATCCATTTCAGCCTTTTCATTATCAAGCATTGACTTGGCCTCAGCAAATGCAGATTTCAACACCAATAACATTACAGAGTTCTCCTCATTCAGCAACTTCAACTGCATAATTGAAGAATGGCAACCTTCCAACTCCAACTTGAGCTCCTTGATGGCCATATCTTTGCCCTCTAGCTCAGACCTACAGTCATTCAGGTCCATTATCAACCTTTCCATTTGAGATCTccattcttcttcttttgctctgagATTTGCCGAACAGCTTCTGTGCATCTGCTCCAAATTTTTGAGCTTGCCTCTCAACTTTCCCAGAGAAGACGAAGTTCCTGCTTCGTGAATCTTAGCTTCCTGAAATTCTTTAAGAGAAACACGCAACTCCTGATTTTCTTGCTCTAGCTTCCCTGCTTTGTAATCCATCTCTTTGTAAAGAGTCCTTTTTGTGTCCAGTGAAGTTCTCAAGGCTGCAATTTCTCTGTCTCTCTGAATAGTCAGGTCTTCCATCTTCAACTTTGCCTCTTGACACTCAGAAAAAACATTCTCAAAGCGCATTTTGTATTCTGAAAGTTGAAATTCCAAATGCTTTCTTCGACTTTCTTCATGAGCTAGAGCTTGGTTACACATCTTTAGGCGGTTCTGGAGATCTTCTGAAATTCTGGTTTGAGAATCTAAGCTTGTTTGGAGAGAACATAAATCATCAAGCAATGAGGATTTCTCAAGATCCCACTCTTTCTTACTTGTGCAGAACTGCCCTCGAAGCTTTTCATGAGCATCTTCTAAGTGCTTGAACTGCTCTTTTTTCCATTTGAGCTGATCTTCAACTTTCCTGCTTTCCCGCTCTAATTTCAGTAACATATCATCCCTCTGTCTTAGTTCTTTTGGAACCCTGGCTTTTTCCTCTGCTTCTGAACGCTTCCTCTGCGAAACTGACAAAATCTCTTTAAGGCTTTCTATCTCATCCTTAAATGCACGAATCTTTTGTTCTTGATCTATGTTTTTGCCATTTGCCTCATCTAAAGCCATTGCCATCTCTTTGTTTTCCTGTTctgatttttttaatttctgaGTACAGTCAACTCGAAGCTTTTCATTTGCAGAACTCAGAGATCTGATAATACCATCTTTTTCATTCAAATTGCATTTAAGTTCTTCACACATTTGCCTGAACGAAGAAATCTCCTCTGCCTTCTCATTTAGCTCTTCAGCCTGCTTATCAATTTTCAAACTCAATCTTTGAATTTTAGCTAGTTCCTCATTGTGGGCCTTCTTCAAGCTCTCAGATAATTCTGCTTTTATACGATATTCTGCCTTGAGCTTCTCATTCTCAACTTTAGCTTCATCTAACTCTCTATAAACTCTGTCCATTTTCTTTGCACAAGCACCTGTATGTAAATACAGCATACACAGCTGTATCAAGTTGAAATGCAGAATTGTTTTAAATGCTActaggaaataaataaataaaatgtcttgGCATTCAAGAGCAACCCACACataatatcattaatgaaaaattaaatgtCTATCAATGTCAAGAACTTTCAGGTCATAATAAATATTCAAAATATGGTTCTCAATCTTCTATAATAGGTGGTCCTATGATGGACATGCACACTGCTATCTCCATTGCTTCCTCATAAAATGTTTCCTTTGCAGTCCAAGACAAGATTTCTATCCCAAGGACAAACAATGCAAAAGGATAAGATCCTAAACAACACCATATAAATAACAGAACTATTAAACTTTTTTATCCATTTCAGGAAAAGCACGGTTTTGAATTTTTGTCCACTATTCGCAAAATGCATACCGCAAAAAATTGATTGACGGTGCAGAAATTCAGTAGTTTTCCAGAAATTTTGTGGGAAAGGTCCAAAAATTCAGCCATGTTAATATTCAATTTTTGTCCACTATTTGCAAAATCCAACATCTTGTTAAGTTCAA
It encodes the following:
- the LOC131153451 gene encoding uncharacterized protein At4g38062 isoform X2; this translates as MLYLHTGACAKKMDRVYRELDEAKVENEKLKAEYRIKAELSESLKKAHNEELAKIQRLSLKIDKQAEELNEKAEEISSFRQMCEELKCNLNEKDGIIRSLSSANEKLRVDCTQKLKKSEQENKEMAMALDEANGKNIDQEQKIRAFKDEIESLKEILSVSQRKRSEAEEKARVPKELRQRDDMLLKLERESRKVEDQLKWKKEQFKHLEDAHEKLRGQFCTSKKEWDLEKSSLLDDLCSLQTSLDSQTRISEDLQNRLKMCNQALAHEESRRKHLEFQLSEYKMRFENVFSECQEAKLKMEDLTIQRDREIAALRTSLDTKRTLYKEMDYKAGKLEQENQELRVSLKEFQEAKIHEAGTSSSLGKLRGKLKNLEQMHRSCSANLRAKEEEWRSQMERLIMDLNDCRSELEGKDMAIKELKLELEGCHSSIMQLKLLNEENSVMLLVLKSAFAEAKSMLDNEKAEMDLHNKEKQENISHLMKELEMKNAALLRAQLAIEEEHEKAASLLRRADSLDLIEQQQFVMQKELERHKEMLEESSMYQLRLKDQALQMESDFREKLREVCDALDAANSELAEKICDGSEAEFELQVWKSIAERLKVDLEGNHEKRREIELSLLAQVEVEETLKQEKDSLICELEERGRRIDSLQQQIGSLDQELEKMRAETEAVKSKQVNAEAKDKTLEKHQEEFERLEELVRIKLEDVEKTFQYEKGHLLQLVEEKDQKIDNLQQLVQSFERNSDSLNLSFSSQLAQKQAEIDLIHKAWQKIATDEVLKAQELQETKLMIVELENNISDLCQKLELQEKSLSCSKREAQEMKADLEAKQLEVKIFTDQLENKLRATDASLNKLGDEKVKLLDNITKLSSERESLLSFVGDLWGKIGRYSSEDMQLMRMLESIVQTLSGNEMDVDLNGGDELFFNSIKENVSADFSPAVKKFEVIPNERSPFRELND
- the LOC131153451 gene encoding uncharacterized protein At4g38062 isoform X1 yields the protein MDRVYRELDEAKVENEKLKAEYRIKAELSESLKKAHNEELAKIQRLSLKIDKQAEELNEKAEEISSFRQMCEELKCNLNEKDGIIRSLSSANEKLRVDCTQKLKKSEQENKEMAMALDEANGKNIDQEQKIRAFKDEIESLKEILSVSQRKRSEAEEKARVPKELRQRDDMLLKLERESRKVEDQLKWKKEQFKHLEDAHEKLRGQFCTSKKEWDLEKSSLLDDLCSLQTSLDSQTRISEDLQNRLKMCNQALAHEESRRKHLEFQLSEYKMRFENVFSECQEAKLKMEDLTIQRDREIAALRTSLDTKRTLYKEMDYKAGKLEQENQELRVSLKEFQEAKIHEAGTSSSLGKLRGKLKNLEQMHRSCSANLRAKEEEWRSQMERLIMDLNDCRSELEGKDMAIKELKLELEGCHSSIMQLKLLNEENSVMLLVLKSAFAEAKSMLDNEKAEMDLHNKEKQENISHLMKELEMKNAALLRAQLAIEEEHEKAASLLRRADSLDLIEQQQFVMQKELERHKEMLEESSMYQLRLKDQALQMESDFREKLREVCDALDAANSELAEKICDGSEAEFELQVWKSIAERLKVDLEGNHEKRREIELSLLAQVEVEETLKQEKDSLICELEERGRRIDSLQQQIGSLDQELEKMRAETEAVKSKQVNAEAKDKTLEKHQEEFERLEELVRIKLEDVEKTFQYEKGHLLQLVEEKDQKIDNLQQLVQSFERNSDSLNLSFSSQLAQKQAEIDLIHKAWQKIATDEVLKAQELQETKLMIVELENNISDLCQKLELQEKSLSCSKREAQEMKADLEAKQLEVKIFTDQLENKLRATDASLNKLGDEKVKLLDNITKLSSERESLLSFVGDLWGKIGRYSSEDMQLMRMLESIVQTLSGNEMDVDLNGGDELFFNSIKENVSADFSPAVKKFEVIPNERSPFRELND